In a genomic window of Thiolapillus brandeum:
- a CDS encoding crotonase/enoyl-CoA hydratase family protein: MQHIQPGNPFPSYNQLQVSVDLATKTAWCQMAPGPRPCFNPTILREIHDLQQKAHDVVADGLLEIDYFVWQSALPDVWNLGGDLGLFRELIQNKDRKTLSEYARACIDVVHPNYASFDLPNMTTIGLIQGSALGGGFEAAMSNNVMIAEEGVQMGLPEILFNLFPGMGAYSMLSRKIGPTKAENFILSGDTHTAEALHEMGIVDVLAKKGEGVDAVHSYIKKHSKAFNGAMAVRATAQRVNPPIEYQEMIDVVEIWVEAAMRLTAKDLRVMEILVKRQQKLMEKMRQAA; encoded by the coding sequence ATGCAACATATTCAGCCAGGTAATCCCTTCCCTTCCTATAACCAGCTCCAGGTAAGCGTTGACCTTGCCACGAAGACCGCTTGGTGCCAGATGGCTCCCGGTCCTCGCCCATGTTTCAACCCAACGATTCTCCGCGAGATTCACGATCTCCAGCAAAAGGCCCATGACGTCGTGGCTGATGGCCTGCTGGAGATCGATTACTTTGTATGGCAATCTGCGCTCCCTGATGTCTGGAATCTTGGTGGGGATCTGGGCCTGTTCCGGGAACTCATTCAAAACAAAGACCGCAAAACACTGTCCGAGTACGCGAGGGCCTGCATCGACGTGGTACATCCCAACTACGCCAGTTTCGACCTACCGAACATGACCACCATCGGCTTGATTCAAGGGTCTGCCCTGGGGGGTGGTTTCGAAGCGGCAATGTCAAATAATGTGATGATTGCTGAAGAAGGTGTGCAGATGGGTCTTCCTGAAATCCTGTTCAACCTTTTCCCCGGCATGGGTGCTTACAGTATGCTATCGCGCAAGATCGGCCCCACCAAGGCAGAAAATTTCATTCTGAGTGGTGACACCCACACCGCCGAAGCCCTGCATGAGATGGGCATCGTGGATGTGCTGGCGAAAAAAGGTGAAGGTGTGGACGCCGTACACAGTTACATCAAAAAACACAGCAAAGCGTTCAACGGGGCCATGGCTGTCCGGGCCACCGCTCAAAGGGTGAATCCCCCAATTGAATATCAGGAAATGATTGATGTGGTAGAAATTTGGGTGGAAGCCGCCATGCGCCTGACCGCAAAAGACCTGCGCGTGATGGAGATCCTGGTCAAACGCCAGCAAAAGCTCATGGAAAAGATGCGCCAGGCAGCATAA
- the aceE gene encoding pyruvate dehydrogenase (acetyl-transferring), homodimeric type: MAEINDIDPQETGEWLEALEAVLENEGAERAHFLLEQLIEKARLSGAYLPYKATTAYLNTIPPSKQPPFPGNRAMERRIRSFIRWNAMAMVVQANRKEPELGGHIASFASSATLFDVGFNHFFRGSNEDKEGDLVFFQGHSAPGIYARAFLEGRITEDQLNKFRQESGGDGLSSYPHPWLMPNFWQFPTVSMGLGPLMAIYQARFMRYMHDRGMADMDHRKVWAYMGDGEMDEPESLGAISLASRERLDNLVFVVNCNLQRLDGPVRGNGKIIQELEAVFRGAGWNVIKVVWGGYWDPLIARDKKGLLRKRMEEALDGDYQAYKAKGGAYTREHFFGKYPELLEMVANMSDEDIWRLNRGGHDPIKVYAAYKAAMEHRGQPTVILAKTVKGYGMGEAGEGQNITHSQKKMGEDALRHFRDRFNIPIPEDQLSSAPYFKPAEDSEEMKYLHERRQALGGYLPSRRTEAQSLEVPGLDAFQALLEGSGEREMSTTMAYVRFLTSLLRDKKVGKHVVPIVPDEARTFGMEGMFRQLGIYSHVGQLYTPMDADQVMYYREDVKGQILQEGINEAGAMSSWIAAATSYSNHGVPMIPFYVYYSMFGFQRVGDLAWAAGDMQARGFLMGGTAGRTTLSGEGLQHQDGHSHLASAGIPNCRSYDPTFAYELAVILQDGMRRMYAEQENIFYYVTIMNENYVHPPMPKGVEEGIVKGMYLFKAGSRKKKRVQLMGSGTILREVIAAAELLEKDWKIAADVWSITSFTELARDGMECERWNRLHPMEKPRMPYVTQQLKDAQGPVVASTDYVRMFADQIRPYLDGRGCITLGTDGFGRSDLRRRLREFFEVNRHHVAVAALKALADEGSVDADLVAQAIKAYRIDPEKPNPTKV, encoded by the coding sequence ATGGCAGAAATCAACGACATCGATCCCCAGGAGACCGGGGAATGGCTGGAGGCTCTGGAGGCCGTGTTGGAGAACGAAGGCGCGGAGCGTGCCCACTTCCTCCTTGAACAGCTCATTGAAAAGGCTCGCCTTTCAGGCGCCTACCTTCCCTACAAGGCTACCACCGCCTATCTGAATACCATTCCGCCATCGAAGCAGCCGCCATTCCCGGGCAACCGGGCCATGGAGCGCCGTATCCGTTCATTTATACGCTGGAATGCCATGGCCATGGTGGTGCAGGCCAATCGCAAGGAGCCCGAGCTGGGAGGGCATATCGCCAGCTTTGCTTCCAGCGCTACGCTCTTTGATGTGGGATTCAACCATTTCTTCCGGGGCAGCAATGAAGACAAGGAAGGGGATCTGGTGTTCTTCCAGGGGCATTCCGCACCGGGGATCTATGCCCGGGCTTTCCTGGAAGGACGAATCACTGAAGATCAGCTCAACAAGTTCCGCCAGGAGTCCGGAGGTGATGGCCTGTCTTCCTATCCCCATCCCTGGCTGATGCCCAATTTCTGGCAGTTTCCCACGGTGTCCATGGGATTGGGTCCCCTGATGGCCATATATCAGGCACGTTTCATGCGCTACATGCACGATCGGGGCATGGCGGACATGGATCATCGCAAGGTGTGGGCCTACATGGGCGATGGTGAGATGGATGAGCCGGAGTCCCTGGGCGCCATTTCCCTGGCCTCACGGGAGCGCCTGGACAATCTGGTATTCGTGGTCAATTGTAACCTGCAGCGTCTGGATGGCCCGGTGCGTGGCAACGGCAAGATTATTCAGGAGCTGGAGGCCGTGTTCCGGGGGGCCGGCTGGAACGTCATAAAAGTCGTCTGGGGCGGTTACTGGGATCCCCTTATCGCCCGGGACAAGAAGGGACTGCTGCGCAAACGCATGGAAGAAGCCCTGGATGGCGACTACCAGGCCTATAAGGCCAAGGGCGGTGCCTACACGCGGGAGCATTTTTTCGGCAAGTATCCGGAGCTCCTGGAAATGGTTGCGAATATGAGCGACGAGGATATATGGCGCCTGAACCGGGGTGGCCATGATCCCATCAAGGTCTATGCCGCCTACAAGGCTGCCATGGAGCATCGGGGCCAGCCTACAGTGATTCTGGCCAAGACAGTGAAGGGCTACGGCATGGGGGAAGCCGGGGAAGGGCAAAACATCACCCATTCCCAGAAGAAGATGGGAGAGGATGCCCTGCGGCATTTTCGGGATCGTTTCAATATCCCCATCCCCGAGGACCAGCTGTCCTCGGCACCGTACTTCAAGCCTGCGGAAGATAGTGAGGAAATGAAATATCTCCATGAGCGCCGCCAGGCTCTGGGCGGTTACCTGCCGTCCCGCCGCACCGAAGCCCAGTCTCTGGAAGTGCCGGGACTGGACGCATTCCAGGCTCTTCTGGAAGGCAGCGGCGAGCGGGAGATGTCCACCACCATGGCCTATGTGCGCTTCCTCACCAGCCTGTTGCGGGACAAGAAGGTGGGTAAGCATGTGGTGCCCATTGTTCCTGATGAGGCGCGCACCTTTGGCATGGAAGGCATGTTCCGTCAACTGGGGATCTATTCCCACGTGGGCCAGCTATACACACCCATGGATGCGGATCAGGTCATGTATTACCGGGAGGATGTGAAAGGCCAGATCCTCCAGGAAGGTATCAACGAAGCCGGGGCCATGTCCTCATGGATCGCGGCTGCGACATCCTATTCGAATCATGGCGTGCCCATGATTCCCTTCTATGTCTATTACTCCATGTTTGGTTTCCAGCGGGTAGGGGATCTGGCCTGGGCCGCCGGAGACATGCAGGCACGGGGCTTTCTCATGGGCGGCACGGCCGGGCGCACCACCCTGTCCGGTGAGGGTCTGCAGCATCAGGATGGCCACAGCCACCTGGCTTCGGCGGGGATTCCCAATTGCCGTTCCTATGATCCGACCTTTGCCTACGAGCTGGCCGTGATCCTCCAGGATGGTATGCGGCGCATGTATGCCGAGCAGGAGAATATCTTCTACTACGTCACCATCATGAACGAGAATTATGTTCACCCCCCCATGCCCAAGGGGGTGGAAGAGGGTATCGTCAAGGGCATGTACCTGTTCAAAGCGGGTTCGCGCAAGAAGAAGCGCGTGCAGCTCATGGGCTCGGGTACGATTCTGCGGGAGGTCATTGCAGCAGCAGAACTGCTGGAAAAGGACTGGAAGATCGCAGCCGACGTGTGGAGTATCACCAGTTTCACGGAACTGGCCCGGGATGGCATGGAATGCGAGCGCTGGAACCGCCTGCATCCCATGGAAAAGCCGCGCATGCCTTATGTGACGCAGCAGTTGAAGGACGCCCAGGGTCCCGTGGTAGCCTCCACGGACTATGTACG